The following are encoded together in the Candidatus Babeliales bacterium genome:
- a CDS encoding GDP-L-fucose synthase — MQHSSKIYVAGHAGLVGSALIKTLQGKGYHNIVTRAVYELDLRRQSAVELFFEQEQPEYVFLAAAKVGGILANETYKAEFLYDNLTIATNVIHAAHRSGVKKLINLGSSCIYPKYAPQPLKEEYLLSGPLEPTNEPYAVAKIAAIKLCRYYHEQYGANFFSVMPTNLYGPGDNFNLETSHVVPALIRKFHLAKLLSAGKMAEVERDLLMYPVGFEVQAATWVDLLGQLGVTKAGVTLWGSGTPYREFLYVDDLAQALIFLMQNHSYRDVGELLNIGAGVDIQITDLAQIVKKVVGFKGAIHWDSTKPDGTPRKLLDVARINKLGWQARVSLEEGLFSAYAAYKNPTTLVHNIVAQAEKRM, encoded by the coding sequence ATGCAGCATTCTTCAAAAATTTATGTTGCCGGGCATGCTGGGCTTGTTGGCTCAGCGCTCATTAAAACGTTGCAGGGTAAGGGTTACCACAACATTGTCACACGTGCAGTTTATGAGCTTGATTTACGCAGACAAAGTGCGGTAGAGCTTTTTTTTGAGCAAGAACAGCCGGAATATGTTTTTTTAGCAGCAGCCAAAGTGGGCGGCATTCTTGCCAACGAAACCTACAAAGCAGAATTTTTGTACGATAATCTGACGATTGCTACCAACGTTATTCATGCAGCGCATCGCTCTGGTGTTAAAAAATTAATCAATCTTGGCTCTTCGTGCATTTATCCAAAATATGCACCGCAACCACTCAAAGAAGAATATTTATTGTCTGGCCCGCTTGAGCCAACCAATGAGCCGTACGCCGTTGCCAAAATTGCGGCCATAAAATTGTGTCGTTATTATCACGAGCAGTATGGTGCCAATTTTTTTTCGGTTATGCCTACCAATTTGTACGGACCAGGTGACAATTTTAATTTGGAAACATCGCATGTGGTACCGGCTCTCATTCGTAAGTTTCATCTTGCCAAGTTGTTGAGTGCGGGTAAAATGGCAGAGGTTGAGCGCGATTTGCTGATGTATCCGGTTGGCTTTGAAGTGCAAGCGGCAACCTGGGTAGATTTGCTGGGTCAGCTGGGCGTTACTAAAGCGGGTGTAACCCTGTGGGGAAGTGGAACGCCATACCGTGAATTTTTGTATGTGGACGATTTAGCACAAGCGCTCATATTTTTAATGCAAAATCATTCGTACCGCGATGTTGGTGAGCTGTTAAATATTGGTGCTGGTGTTGATATACAAATTACTGATTTGGCGCAGATAGTAAAAAAAGTTGTAGGTTTTAAAGGTGCCATTCATTGGGACAGCACCAAGCCTGATGGCACGCCGCGCAAGCTGCTTGATGTCGCGCGTATTAACAAGCTTGGTTGGCAAGCACGCGTAAGCCTTGAAGAGGGTCTTTTTTCCGCGTACGCTGCTTATAAAAATCCAACGACATTGGTGCATAATATTGTAGCGCAGGCAGAAAAACGCATGTGA
- the gmd gene encoding GDP-mannose 4,6-dehydratase has protein sequence MKKALITGITGQDGSYLAEFLLSKGYHVHGIIRRASSFNTQRIDHIYQDPHEAQPRLFLHYGDLSDAGVLTQLIYSIQPDEVYNLGAQSHVKVSFDMPEYTGNVTGLGTTRLLEALRRSGSTARFYQASSSEMFGSACPPQHEATAFAPQSPYAAAKVYSYWMTVNYRASYNMFACNGILFNHESPRRGETFVTRKITRAVANMLAGKQHVLYLGNLDAQRDWGFAPEYVEMMWLMLQDGKPDDYVVGTGSSHSVKEFVEKAFAYAGLELEWRGEGVLQKGLIKSCTSAWARFFKTGDAIIHIDPRYFRPCEVDFLQADISKAQKNLGWQPRVSFEELVNIMVDYDLKFADLVPVGAGISACKQKDFSYTTHNVSFQQHTVG, from the coding sequence ATGAAGAAAGCATTGATTACCGGTATTACCGGTCAAGACGGTTCGTACCTGGCCGAGTTTTTACTTTCAAAAGGGTACCATGTTCATGGCATCATTCGCCGCGCTTCAAGTTTTAATACACAACGTATCGATCATATTTATCAAGACCCGCATGAAGCGCAGCCCCGCCTTTTTTTGCATTATGGCGATTTAAGCGATGCCGGCGTGCTTACGCAACTGATTTATTCAATTCAGCCCGACGAAGTGTACAACTTGGGCGCTCAGTCGCATGTTAAAGTTTCGTTTGATATGCCAGAATACACGGGCAATGTGACCGGCCTTGGCACCACGCGTTTGCTGGAAGCGCTGCGCCGCAGTGGCAGCACGGCACGTTTTTACCAAGCATCATCATCAGAAATGTTTGGCTCAGCCTGCCCGCCCCAGCACGAAGCAACGGCGTTTGCACCACAAAGTCCGTATGCTGCTGCAAAAGTTTATAGTTATTGGATGACCGTTAATTATCGTGCTTCGTACAATATGTTTGCTTGTAATGGCATTTTATTTAATCACGAAAGTCCGCGCCGTGGCGAGACATTTGTAACGCGCAAAATTACCAGAGCGGTAGCCAACATGCTTGCGGGCAAGCAGCACGTTTTGTATTTGGGCAATCTCGATGCACAGCGCGACTGGGGCTTTGCGCCAGAATATGTTGAAATGATGTGGTTAATGCTGCAAGACGGTAAGCCAGACGATTATGTTGTGGGCACGGGAAGCAGTCATTCTGTTAAAGAATTTGTTGAAAAGGCTTTTGCGTACGCCGGTTTAGAGCTTGAGTGGCGGGGCGAGGGCGTGCTACAAAAAGGTTTAATTAAAAGTTGTACGAGTGCCTGGGCGCGCTTTTTTAAAACGGGCGATGCAATAATCCACATTGACCCGCGTTATTTTAGACCGTGCGAGGTAGATTTTTTACAAGCTGACATTAGCAAAGCGCAAAAAAATTTAGGTTGGCAGCCGCGTGTTTCGTTTGAAGAGCTGGTAAATATTATGGTTGACTATGATTTAAAATTTGCTGATCTTGTACCGGTTGGTGCGGGTATTTCCGCCTGCAAACAAAAAGATTTTTCGTACACAACGCACAATGTTTCATTTCAACAACATACCGTTGGATAG
- a CDS encoding ABC transporter ATP-binding protein, which yields MNVSLFGVLRKLFTRRDKKVIIVLLLSSVLVSIVETLSLSAIMVFISIATNFNSALTGRFLGKFSALFGFSRPSELVLFLGFSLLVFYLLRAGLNVIHIYYTNKFSHMRQHYFASRLFERYLQFTYRDFVQKTSTSMSQVILAYSSNVTQIISTLLMMFAEIFTVVCIYSMLFYVNWKMTLVLSVVLIVKVLIVLKAFTHKITQAGLESKKYSEQMAVSYTASFCNFKFLKLISNNKLIQSRFSTATLGLARANTVNAVWQALPRFILETIGFSLLVGAIMYVVYRYNDAQFVIPMVSMYALAFYRFLPSINKLVTGYNQLMFNKHVLEPVHDFLHHDYEELGNKEIVFESAIALKNLSFSYGPKAQVLEHVNLVLKKGLRVGFVGESGAGKSTIADIIMGLFVPQKGGVYVDDVRLTQENLKCWRRKIGYIPQDVYLFHGTVAENVVCGRAFDETMIIDALKKARMYDFLMSKDGIYTRLGEGGINVSGGQKQRIAIARALYANPEVLVLDEATSSLDNETEEHIMDEIYQVDRNKTLIIIAHRLSTIERCDVVYKVDGGCVMQVRGQIITGDQIPSPVVSA from the coding sequence ATGAATGTTTCTTTGTTTGGTGTTTTACGTAAGCTTTTTACGCGGCGTGACAAAAAAGTTATTATTGTTTTGTTGCTTTCTTCGGTTTTGGTTTCTATTGTTGAAACATTAAGCCTTTCGGCAATAATGGTTTTTATCTCTATTGCTACTAATTTTAACTCTGCTTTAACGGGTCGCTTTCTGGGCAAATTTTCGGCACTTTTTGGTTTTTCACGGCCTAGTGAGTTGGTGTTATTTTTGGGCTTTAGTCTATTGGTTTTTTATCTTCTGCGTGCGGGTCTTAACGTTATTCATATTTATTACACCAACAAATTTTCTCATATGCGCCAGCACTATTTTGCTAGTCGTTTGTTTGAGCGTTACTTGCAGTTTACCTATCGTGACTTTGTGCAAAAAACTTCAACATCAATGAGTCAGGTTATCTTGGCATATTCGTCGAATGTTACGCAGATAATTTCTACCCTATTGATGATGTTTGCAGAAATTTTTACCGTGGTTTGTATTTATAGCATGCTTTTTTATGTGAATTGGAAGATGACGCTGGTGTTGAGCGTTGTACTTATTGTTAAAGTGCTTATTGTCCTCAAAGCCTTTACGCATAAAATTACTCAAGCAGGACTTGAAAGTAAAAAATATTCTGAACAAATGGCGGTTTCTTACACTGCTTCTTTTTGTAATTTTAAATTTCTAAAGCTTATTTCGAACAATAAGCTTATTCAATCTCGTTTTTCGACCGCAACATTAGGTCTTGCGCGGGCCAATACGGTTAATGCTGTATGGCAAGCTTTGCCGCGGTTTATTTTAGAAACTATAGGTTTTTCGTTATTGGTTGGCGCCATTATGTATGTTGTGTATCGTTATAACGATGCGCAGTTTGTTATTCCTATGGTTTCAATGTATGCACTTGCTTTTTATCGATTTTTACCGTCAATTAACAAGTTAGTAACAGGCTATAATCAGTTGATGTTTAATAAGCATGTTTTGGAGCCGGTGCATGATTTTTTACATCATGATTATGAAGAGCTTGGCAACAAAGAGATTGTCTTTGAGTCTGCTATTGCGCTTAAAAATCTCTCGTTTTCTTATGGCCCCAAAGCACAAGTGCTTGAGCATGTAAACTTGGTTTTAAAAAAAGGCTTACGTGTTGGTTTTGTTGGCGAAAGTGGCGCAGGCAAGAGCACCATTGCCGACATTATTATGGGCTTGTTTGTGCCGCAAAAAGGCGGTGTTTATGTTGATGATGTACGCTTGACGCAAGAAAATTTAAAATGTTGGCGGCGCAAGATTGGTTATATTCCGCAAGATGTTTATTTGTTTCATGGCACGGTGGCTGAAAATGTGGTGTGTGGTCGGGCGTTTGATGAAACTATGATTATTGATGCGCTTAAAAAAGCGCGTATGTACGACTTTTTAATGAGCAAAGATGGCATTTACACGCGCCTTGGCGAGGGCGGTATTAATGTGAGTGGTGGGCAAAAGCAGCGCATTGCTATTGCGCGCGCGCTCTATGCCAACCCTGAAGTTCTGGTGCTTGATGAGGCAACCTCGTCGCTAGACAACGAAACCGAAGAACACATTATGGACGAGATTTATCAAGTTGATCGCAACAAAACATTAATTATTATTGCGCATCGTTTGTCCACCATTGAGCGTTGCGATGTGGTGTATAAAGTTGATGGTGGGTGTGTGATGCAGGTCCGTGGACAAATAATTACGGGCGACCAAATACCGTCGCCCGTTGTTTCTGCGTAA
- a CDS encoding SDR family oxidoreductase, with protein MKSPLITNKKILVAGGVGFLGTTLCKKLLAMNNEVIALDNLYTGRQDNVTLLQNYPGFSFINHDIIEPIDMSADLIFNLACPASPPHYQRDPIFTTKTSVLGSLNLLELARKNNARILQASTSEVYGDPEQHPQPENYRGSVNPIGIRACYDEGKRCAESLFFDYNRMHGVAIKVVRIFNTYGPHMDPQDGRVVSNFIMQALNNKPLTMYGTGAQTRSFCFVDDLVDGIIAMMASPQAFTGPVNLGNPTEFNLLELAQMIIELTGSTSNLVFLPLPQDDPQQRKPDISLAQEKLGWVPRVALREGLEKTIPYFARSLDTFSPTLRPSTSSGWAGGKHSYLGVEPSVPSLAKETQNKPIEHKEIQKNLSILSVHPDSSINSELKANLPCPAKPRRSRVEGSNERAQQDE; from the coding sequence ATGAAAAGCCCATTGATCACGAATAAAAAAATTTTAGTAGCTGGCGGCGTGGGCTTTTTGGGCACCACGCTCTGCAAAAAACTGTTGGCAATGAACAATGAAGTGATTGCACTGGACAATCTTTACACCGGCCGACAAGACAATGTTACCTTGCTGCAAAACTACCCAGGTTTTAGTTTTATTAATCACGATATTATTGAGCCAATTGATATGTCTGCCGATCTCATTTTTAACTTGGCCTGCCCCGCTTCACCGCCGCATTACCAACGCGATCCAATTTTCACCACCAAAACAAGCGTGCTGGGCTCACTCAACCTACTCGAGCTTGCACGCAAAAACAACGCACGCATTTTGCAAGCTTCCACCAGCGAAGTGTATGGCGACCCTGAACAACACCCACAACCAGAAAACTACCGTGGCAGCGTAAACCCAATTGGTATTCGCGCGTGCTACGACGAAGGCAAGCGCTGCGCTGAATCGCTTTTTTTTGATTACAACCGCATGCACGGCGTTGCCATAAAAGTGGTACGCATTTTTAATACGTATGGCCCACACATGGACCCACAAGACGGCCGCGTGGTCAGCAATTTTATTATGCAAGCGCTTAACAACAAACCGCTCACAATGTACGGCACCGGCGCACAAACGCGTTCGTTTTGCTTTGTGGACGATTTGGTTGATGGCATAATTGCCATGATGGCAAGCCCGCAAGCCTTTACCGGCCCGGTTAATTTGGGCAACCCAACAGAATTTAATTTGCTTGAACTTGCCCAGATGATTATTGAGCTGACCGGCAGCACATCCAACCTTGTTTTTTTACCGCTACCGCAAGATGACCCGCAACAACGCAAGCCAGACATTTCTTTGGCGCAAGAAAAGCTTGGGTGGGTACCACGGGTGGCACTGCGGGAGGGGCTTGAAAAAACAATTCCGTATTTTGCACGATCCCTCGATACTTTTTCGCCCACCCTTCGTCCTTCGACAAGCTCAGGATGGGCGGGTGGGAAGCACAGCTATCTTGGAGTGGAGCCCTCAGTCCCAAGCTTGGCGAAGGAAACTCAGAACAAGCCAATCGAACATAAGGAAATTCAGAAAAACCTGTCTATCCTGTCCGTTCACCCTGACTCTTCGATAAACTCAGAGCTAAAGGCCAACTTGCCCTGCCCGGCGAAGCCTCGGCGAAGTCGGGTCGAAGGGTCTAACGAACGGGCGCAACAAGATGAGTAG
- a CDS encoding glycosyltransferase family 4 protein: MSSINIAIAAGGRFHAFQLANQLAQRNSLKKLFTFYYTKNDHALVPPHLVSNNLWCQFIDTCFCRLRLASVINPSTFNNLKDNFFDYCMSKEIPKLGQLDLFIGWANYTLYSVPAIKKTGAKIIIESGSCHIIAQMRILQNEYAKHGLMFPPINQRVIEKMLAEYEQADYIMTLSNFARQSFIEQGIKPEKVLCVPCGMDVSYFAAPQQKKDAAKFRVIFVGLTGVRKGVHYLVEAWQRLNLPAKSTELLIVGNVQKDLKQVLAGMTIPANVNFCGSTTRETLRNLYHSSDLFVLPSLEDGFGMVIGEAMAAGLPVVCTTSTGAPDMITDGKEGFMVPPADSAALAEKILYIYENADQRCAMGQAGQKTIQNFTWDIYGARVFDMYQKLI; encoded by the coding sequence ATGAGTAGCATCAACATCGCTATTGCCGCCGGCGGACGTTTTCACGCCTTTCAGCTCGCCAACCAACTTGCACAGCGCAACAGCCTGAAAAAACTTTTTACCTTTTATTACACAAAAAACGATCACGCACTGGTGCCCCCCCACCTCGTTTCAAACAACTTGTGGTGCCAGTTTATTGATACCTGCTTTTGCAGATTACGCTTGGCAAGCGTTATAAACCCATCAACATTTAACAACCTTAAAGATAATTTTTTTGACTACTGCATGAGTAAAGAAATACCGAAATTGGGCCAGCTTGATCTTTTTATTGGCTGGGCAAACTACACGCTTTACAGCGTGCCGGCCATAAAAAAAACCGGTGCAAAAATTATTATTGAATCAGGCTCGTGCCACATTATTGCACAAATGCGCATTCTGCAAAACGAGTATGCCAAGCACGGGCTCATGTTCCCGCCCATTAACCAGCGCGTTATTGAAAAAATGTTGGCAGAGTACGAGCAAGCAGACTACATCATGACGCTTTCAAACTTTGCCCGCCAAAGCTTTATTGAACAGGGAATAAAACCCGAAAAGGTTTTGTGCGTACCGTGCGGTATGGATGTTTCGTATTTTGCAGCACCGCAGCAAAAAAAAGACGCTGCAAAATTTCGCGTAATTTTTGTAGGTTTGACAGGCGTGCGCAAGGGCGTGCATTATTTGGTTGAAGCCTGGCAACGTTTGAACTTGCCTGCAAAATCAACTGAACTGTTGATTGTTGGCAATGTGCAAAAAGATTTAAAACAAGTACTTGCGGGCATGACAATTCCTGCCAACGTCAACTTTTGTGGCTCAACCACGCGTGAAACATTGCGTAATCTGTACCACAGCTCAGATCTATTTGTGCTGCCTTCACTTGAGGATGGGTTTGGTATGGTAATTGGCGAGGCCATGGCTGCCGGCCTGCCTGTTGTGTGCACCACAAGCACAGGAGCACCAGACATGATTACCGACGGTAAAGAAGGCTTTATGGTGCCGCCAGCAGACAGCGCAGCACTGGCAGAAAAAATTTTATACATTTATGAAAATGCCGACCAGCGATGCGCCATGGGCCAAGCAGGGCAAAAAACTATTCAAAACTTTACGTGGGATATTTATGGCGCTCGCGTTTTTGACATGTACCAAAAATTAATTTAA
- a CDS encoding glycosyltransferase, protein MVTLFSGYFLLKNNIKSLNVMDTINSILLVGKQSQTAYTYASSFERAFQTLGYNVATFNTKHHFVPNYKLLTPLNNYLCNLKLIRAVKQHKPDLIFFLKADTITYKTLRTIKQMSQAKLVHFYPDNPFSFWNGNSNKNVLLSLPLFDDFLIWSNILIPALEAAGAQHVSYFPFAYDQTIFEQEITISDQERAKYAADVSFVGTWEPERAWWLKQLHKRMPHIKLAIWGNGWQHEQCGPLGACIKGPALYPPESLKAFRASRINLNFIRKQNMTSHNMRTFELPASKSFMLTQRSVEQAHALFEENQSIVCFETIDELVEKITFYLSHEAARQAVIESAFVRAQRYRLSQSISEYLLKLGKRKPQP, encoded by the coding sequence ATGGTAACCTTATTTTCAGGGTATTTTTTACTAAAAAACAATATTAAAAGTTTGAACGTGATGGACACTATAAACTCAATTTTGCTGGTAGGCAAGCAAAGTCAAACGGCTTATACCTACGCATCGTCATTTGAACGCGCTTTTCAAACCCTTGGTTATAACGTTGCTACATTCAACACCAAACACCATTTTGTTCCAAACTACAAACTGTTGACACCACTAAACAATTATTTGTGCAACCTCAAGCTGATTCGCGCAGTCAAACAACACAAGCCAGATCTTATCTTTTTTTTAAAAGCAGACACCATTACGTACAAAACACTGCGCACCATCAAGCAAATGTCACAAGCAAAACTGGTGCATTTTTACCCCGACAACCCCTTTTCGTTTTGGAACGGCAACTCAAATAAAAACGTCTTGCTTTCGCTACCACTTTTTGATGATTTTTTAATCTGGTCCAACATCCTCATACCAGCACTTGAAGCCGCTGGCGCTCAACACGTTTCTTACTTTCCTTTTGCGTACGACCAAACTATTTTTGAACAAGAAATAACGATTTCAGACCAGGAGCGCGCTAAATACGCTGCCGATGTCAGTTTTGTGGGCACGTGGGAGCCCGAACGGGCCTGGTGGCTCAAGCAACTGCATAAACGTATGCCACACATCAAACTAGCAATTTGGGGCAATGGTTGGCAGCACGAGCAATGCGGCCCACTGGGCGCGTGCATTAAAGGACCGGCGCTCTACCCGCCAGAAAGTCTCAAAGCTTTTCGCGCCAGCAGGATCAATCTTAATTTTATTAGAAAACAAAACATGACTTCGCACAACATGCGCACGTTTGAACTGCCAGCCAGCAAAAGCTTTATGCTCACGCAACGCAGCGTTGAGCAGGCTCATGCGCTTTTTGAAGAAAACCAATCAATTGTTTGTTTTGAAACAATTGATGAATTGGTAGAAAAGATAACCTTTTATTTATCGCACGAAGCTGCGCGCCAAGCAGTTATTGAATCTGCTTTTGTCCGAGCGCAGCGCTACCGGCTATCACAATCGATCAGCGAGTATTTGCTCAAGCTCGGCAAGAGAAAACCGCAGCCATAG
- a CDS encoding glycosyltransferase gives MKKPKIAIITLRNQYKYGGTHASQRAVFNFCKIYFEPTLFFLSFEKDISAHLRPFKMSSRNRAGIHNGMPCVEIGARWAFLEPAHYAATLEQWQEALQDYDYFFVVSGTPIAAHHLALMNKRFVLWPASTYQHDRQQRAEKMRGLRKVIDRLAQPWMLAIERLVLKKVSFVWPLSSYTHQLIKDVVPNFNRPYAVCGFPIDYQPAAPGTPTNEKIIIAIGRFSDPRKNPRMLFRAFEKIYQECPDAQLFIIGSEPHPFDTLPFVNNPSFKNIIFTGELDRTSLLAFYQRATLMLISSYQEGLNIAGLEALAHGVPVISTDCGGIRDYVINDKTGYVVELDDDTAMAEKTSMLLKDNKKIEILKSAISTFMKNNFSLEQIHAIFKRGLLCAYPELKPWFERVEKVNHEDTRHQPHVHYTNQPR, from the coding sequence ATGAAGAAACCAAAAATTGCAATCATAACGCTGCGCAATCAGTACAAATATGGCGGTACGCACGCCAGCCAGCGGGCAGTGTTTAACTTTTGCAAGATATACTTTGAACCAACGCTTTTTTTCTTAAGCTTTGAAAAGGATATTTCGGCACATCTGCGCCCATTCAAAATGAGCTCGCGCAACAGAGCAGGTATCCACAACGGCATGCCGTGTGTAGAAATTGGTGCCCGCTGGGCTTTTTTGGAACCCGCGCACTACGCAGCAACGCTTGAACAATGGCAAGAAGCCCTGCAGGACTACGATTATTTCTTTGTCGTGAGTGGCACGCCAATTGCCGCACACCACTTAGCGCTCATGAACAAGCGCTTTGTTTTGTGGCCTGCCTCAACCTACCAACACGACCGCCAGCAACGCGCAGAAAAAATGCGGGGCTTAAGAAAGGTTATTGATCGCTTGGCCCAGCCCTGGATGCTTGCCATTGAGCGCTTGGTTTTGAAAAAAGTTTCGTTTGTGTGGCCGTTAAGCTCGTACACTCACCAGCTCATTAAAGACGTTGTGCCCAACTTTAATCGGCCTTATGCCGTGTGCGGCTTTCCTATCGACTACCAGCCGGCAGCACCAGGCACACCAACCAACGAAAAAATTATTATAGCCATTGGCCGCTTTAGCGACCCACGCAAAAATCCACGCATGCTTTTTCGAGCTTTTGAAAAAATTTATCAAGAGTGCCCCGACGCACAACTTTTTATTATTGGCAGCGAGCCGCATCCCTTTGACACGCTGCCATTTGTAAACAATCCATCGTTCAAAAATATTATTTTTACGGGCGAACTTGACCGCACCAGTTTGCTTGCTTTTTACCAACGCGCAACGCTCATGCTCATCTCATCGTACCAAGAAGGTTTAAACATTGCCGGCCTTGAAGCACTGGCTCACGGCGTGCCTGTCATTTCAACTGATTGCGGTGGCATTCGTGATTATGTGATCAACGACAAAACGGGGTATGTGGTAGAACTTGACGATGATACAGCAATGGCAGAAAAGACAAGCATGCTACTGAAAGACAATAAAAAAATTGAAATACTCAAAAGTGCGATCAGCACCTTTATGAAAAATAACTTCTCACTTGAACAAATTCATGCCATATTTAAAAGAGGCTTGCTTTGCGCTTATCCTGAGTTAAAGCCATGGTTTGAAAGGGTAGAGAAGGTGAATCATGAAGATACTCGTCATCAGCCACACGTACATTACACAAATCAACCGCGATAA
- a CDS encoding glycosyltransferase family 4 protein, which produces MKILVISHTYITQINRDKWKIFAQDYPNMSLTVVFPRSWPGSLYHHHAENLEKEQLKNCKFVALKAFGTGNEVRYGYYPSGLVTIMRTFKPDIIHVEQGDNALSLFQSIIFAKLFCRKAKLSFFTWVNWHHKFSLKYRMFWGWIEKFNRFFTHGAIAGNQDAKQLLAEKGFTKTTTVCPQLGINLKTFKPAHVEHHRHRYIGYIGRIVEEKGVMLLAQAFHSLHTLFPDWRLIFIGTGPFEKQLIDYVITHKLIDVVEFRDPITHDKVPNALSFIDILVLPSYDTNRWKEQFGHVLIEAMACKVPVLASSAGEIPNVVAQAGLIFEQRNEQSLTTYLHTLMSDAHLRNQLGEKGYQRVKNHYSHQAIAKATHDFWQSL; this is translated from the coding sequence ATGAAGATACTCGTCATCAGCCACACGTACATTACACAAATCAACCGCGATAAGTGGAAAATTTTTGCACAAGATTATCCAAACATGTCGCTCACGGTTGTTTTCCCGCGCTCATGGCCGGGTTCTTTGTACCATCATCACGCAGAAAATTTAGAAAAAGAGCAATTAAAAAATTGTAAGTTTGTTGCACTCAAAGCCTTTGGAACTGGTAATGAAGTGCGCTATGGGTACTACCCAAGCGGCTTGGTAACCATTATGCGCACCTTTAAGCCCGACATAATTCATGTTGAACAAGGCGACAACGCACTCAGCCTTTTCCAAAGTATTATTTTTGCAAAATTGTTTTGCCGAAAAGCAAAATTATCATTCTTTACCTGGGTAAACTGGCACCACAAATTTTCTCTCAAGTACCGCATGTTTTGGGGCTGGATAGAAAAATTTAACCGCTTCTTTACGCACGGAGCTATTGCCGGCAACCAAGATGCAAAACAACTATTGGCAGAAAAAGGCTTTACCAAAACAACAACCGTGTGTCCACAGCTAGGCATAAACCTAAAAACATTTAAGCCGGCACACGTTGAACACCACCGCCACCGCTACATTGGCTACATTGGCAGAATTGTTGAAGAAAAAGGCGTTATGCTGCTGGCACAAGCGTTTCATTCGCTGCACACACTGTTTCCTGACTGGCGATTAATTTTTATTGGCACAGGACCTTTTGAAAAGCAACTCATCGATTACGTAATTACCCACAAATTAATTGATGTGGTTGAATTTCGGGACCCAATAACACACGATAAAGTGCCCAACGCACTGTCGTTTATTGATATTTTAGTACTGCCATCGTACGACACCAATCGTTGGAAAGAACAATTTGGGCACGTTTTAATTGAAGCCATGGCATGCAAAGTTCCGGTTCTTGCAAGTTCTGCCGGCGAGATTCCCAACGTAGTAGCACAAGCTGGCTTGATATTTGAACAACGTAACGAACAATCATTAACAACATATTTACACACACTCATGAGCGACGCGCACCTGCGCAACCAACTCGGAGAAAAAGGATATCAACGAGTAAAAAATCACTATTCGCATCAAGCAATTGCCAAAGCAACGCATGACTTTTGGCAATCTCTTTAA